From the genome of Papaver somniferum cultivar HN1 unplaced genomic scaffold, ASM357369v1 unplaced-scaffold_10, whole genome shotgun sequence:
GTCAGCATCAAATGGACACAGTTTTTGGCGACACGGTTGAAGTTGCAGTTTTAGTTTGTTGTAGCGAAGCACAGAAGTCCATGACTCTCTTTCAACATGTATGATTTGATCTATACTTGGTATAGCGAAATTGTAATAACTCTTTAAGTCCTTgtattttgtttgttgattgatcaTGCGACAAAATGGTAAGTCCTAAACTCCTAATGTGCACTCAGATGCACCCAGATCATATATAACAATTGGACCGAAGAAATTAAAAATAACTGCCCATCTGTTTTTGCACGACAACGGCCCATCTGTTTTTGCAGTGACCACACCATGAAAATCTTTACGAGTACTCGTCTTTTCTACCACATATGCGTCATCTCATATCCTCCTCATACAGCAAACTGGTTTAttctatcttcttctttgtcaatTCTACTTgcttttggtacaattgatgatgGTGAGGAGCAGGAGTTTTTTTATCATCCCCTTGTTGGGTTGTACTGCTACGTCCATTTCTTTTGTTACTAATTCGATCTGTTGAGTGTGCATGCATCGTCAGAAGGATCCAGTGTGTTGCCGGAAAGCATCCGGTTTGACACAGGTGGGTTAAGTAGGGAGAGTTTTCTAAAAGATTTTGTGTTTGGAACTGCAACTTCAGCTTATCAAGTTGAAGGAATGGCAAAGAAAGATGGTAGGGGACCGAGTATTTGGGACGTCTTTGTTGCAATTCCTGGTAACATTGCAAACAACGCTACAGCAGATGTGGATGTGGATCAGTATCACCGATACAAAGAAGATGTAGATATCATGAAACATCTCAACTTCGACGCCTACCGTTTCTCTATTTAATGGAGCTGGGAAGGTGAATTGGAGAGGTGTTGCTTATTACAACAGGTTGATCGACTACATGCTCAAGCCAAGGCATCACTCCATATGCAAATTTATATCACTACGATCTTCCTTATGCACTTGAAAAGAAGTATAAAAGGTTATTAAGCCAGAATGTTGTGAAAGATTATGCAGATTATGCTGGTTTCTGTTTCAAGACGTTTGGTGATAGAGTGAAAAATTGGATGACATTCAATGAACCAAGAGTAATTGCTGCCTTGGGTTACGACAATGGAATATTTGCTCCAGCGAGGTGTTCTACGCCATTTGGAAACTGCACACAAGGGGATTCCTCGACTGAACCTTACGTTGTCGCACATCATCTCATATTGCCTCATGCTGCTGCAGTCCAGAGGTACCGCCAAAAGTATAAGGCAAAACAAAAAGGACGGATAAGAATTCTCTTGGATATTACATGGTATGAACCTCTTACAGATTCAAAAGCAGATCACCGAGCTGCTAAGAGAGCAACAGACTTTCATCTTGGTTGGTTTCTTCACCCAATCGTATACGGCGAgtacccaaaatcaatgcaacgGATAGTCGCATCGAGACTCCCAAAGTTCACAAAGTCAGAGATTAATATGGTGAAAGGCTCAATGGATTTTTTAGGAGTTAACGAGTACAGCACCCACTACGTGTATGATCAGCATATAAACAAGAACCAGGTCAGAGTTTATCAATTAGATTGGCATGCTGGATTTGCTTATGAGCGTAACGGAGTACCAATCGGACCACGGGCAAACTCCTTTTGGCTTTACGAAGTGCCCTGGGGTATGTATAAAGTTCTGACCTATGTGAAGGAGCATTACGAGAACCCGAACGTAATTCTTTCAGAGAATGGCATGGACGATCCCGGAAATGTTACTCTTCCTAAGGCATTACATGACACCAGAAGAATGCACTTTTACAAGGGGTACTTGATTCAACTCAAGAAGGCGATTGACCATGGAGCCAACATTACTGGCTACTTTGCATGGTCATTGCTCGACAACTTCGAATGCAAATCAGCTTACACATCAAGGTTTGGTATTGTCTATGTCGACTACCGCAACCTAAAAAGGTATCCTAAGCTGTCTGCTTATTGGTTCAAAACACTACTTAGTCGAAAAAAGCATTAAATACCATTGGGTTTCCTCATTCAGGGCACATGTGCCCCTAGTTGTTGATGCTGCAATGTGTTATCTTGCTTTTTTTATTTGCTAAATTTTTCTGACCTTGCTTGTAAAGTCTTAAACAGACTGTTCCGATCTTGCTTTTGCTTGTAACTTGTAAGCGGGGCAATTGCCATGATGAAAATAAAGAATAAGATTTTTCTTTAGGTGCCAAATTTGTGACAGTGTGTCATAGTTTTTGGGAGCTGAGGACTAAGGAGTTTGTGTGTTGTATACCATAAGGGATCCACATGGCTTTATTATAAAAAATGATTCATAGAGCATTAGAGGCTGAGAGCTGTAAATTGAGGCAGCTGCAGCTTGATATTTTGCACTCATTGTAAAACCTGGACCAGTTTGTCTATTTTCTTAGGTTTGCTTGGTAGCAAGAGTATATATCCCAAGTCACTTATGGAACGCTCTGCTCAGTAAGCATGACGTAAGCATTTTCTTCTCTGTAATTGTCTTGAGAAATTTCTAATGCAACTCCCAGATTCCATAAGAAATTCATGCTCTACTCAACTCAAGTTCCTATTATTTTCTATCTTCGGATTTCTAAGTTACTTCATTAAGATCGTAATCAAATCCTGCAACTACACAACCACCTACATCACCACTGAAATCAACAGAAAGAAAATCATTTATCCCGACTATCAAAATATACTCACTAATACCGCCCAAAGTTCTAATATTACTGCAATCACTATTGGAAAAGTTCAAATTAACAAAAGCAAACATCACCAATTTTTACATATCAGTGAAATTCTTGTGGTTCTCAACCGTCAGACTACACAAAATACTTTCAAGTCTACCACCAATAACCTCCCTACCATCACTACTGATAACACCAGTGCATATCAACAACTAAATACCAGTAAAACTAATAACAAAGCCGGTCGTCAGGAGAAGAAAAAGCTAAAGAAGTTCaaaaaaaagaaggagaagaGCAAGTACCGAGAAagccaattcaaaaaaaaaacttgttgttCATCTTCAAACTTGTCCCAAAATCTGAAGACTTGGCTGCTTTCAGTACCCCAGAAGGAACTTCTAAAAGTCCTTTTCATCGTAGCTCCAATTCCCCTCTTCTTCATATTGTGCACTATAATCACTACCTGATGATGCAGGAGATACTTGACCGTCGTCTGATGATGAACTCCCATCACTATCACTCTCTTCATTCTCATCACTTTTATCTTCTAAGAgttcatcaccatcatcaccgGGTTCTCCTTCACGCATGGTTCTGGAAAATATCCTCGGATTGGCTcgttcatcttcaaatcttctgcgAAGTCTCCTCTCATGATAAGCCTCCATCCGCTTCCTCTCTTCTGCAACATCGGAATCTTCATCACTTGTATTCATCTCTTCAACCGGGTATTCAAACCCACTCTCAGACTCCTATGAATCACTTTCAGTGGCACTTCCATAACTCTTATGATTTTCCGCTTTTGCTGATCTCTCATCCTCTTTCCTGTCAACCCTCTCAAAAATTTTTACTTTCCAAACTTCAAACAGAGCATCAATTTCTTCCTTTTCACGTATCTGACAAGCCAATTCCCGTGCAGCAATTTCTTCCCTCTCATATCTCTGACGAATCTCTTCCAGTGCACGCCTGTTTATCTCCTCCTACAACTATGATGCTAATTCTCCTCCACATGTTGTTCAATACTTTTTATAGCTCGGAGAGTTCTACCATTATTGCAGATTTCTTATTATCCCACCAGTCTTGGCTGATTACGTCAAGAAAAGACCAACATCACACAACAATCGCGGATCATGAAAATAATACTAATACATTGTCCAACACCACTGCTACTGAACATCACTAATACACACCCAACCTGAATCTTTCACAAATTCATTCTTAGTTTATCAACATAAACTACATTCACCCTCCAAGAGTTTCTATTTTTAAGGTTCAGTCTCCTGAACAGAATTATAttagtttattttttgatatcTACATGACCTGTCATTATTCCTCTTTGATCTCTACCATCTCTTGGCATTATCATCTCCAGATACAAATACATATTTTCCCCTCATCCAATCCTAATCACACAGATACCCACTGGTCTCTTAAGATCAATATCAAGATTTTTGCTTATATGGAGTCTACTAACTCTTCAAGTGATACTCATTATGCTACCACTATTCGAAACCTTTCTTCCCAAATGGCTGAAAAGCTTATCTTACTCAAAAATATCTCTGCTTACCTTTCTGAACTTGTCTTTATTGATAAAACAATTGTTCTAGCTGAGAACGATTCTAATTGGAAGTTGTGTGTATGGTAGGTTATGTACATAGTGAGACTTTAGTTCCTACCTCTTATACCAGATACCACATCTGTTCTCAATGGCCTCTAGCCAAAACTCCCACTCTTACAAATTTCACTGGATTGAGAAACAAAGTTCTTATCAGATTCTTAGCAGAAAATGACTTCAACAGGATAAATGAGCAACGCCCTTGGTTTGCTTGTGGCTTCCTTATAGTCATACGAGTTATCccacctagcaaaaaaaaatcttatcagGGAGGCTAGCTCATCTGCTTCAAAATATGTTTACCCACCAGTGTCTAGGATCATGATGCCAACAACTCAAGTACAGGATATTCCTATACCTTGTCGAGGAGGTCCCtgcttacccttgattgaccatcaaggtgattgtatgttgtatattagtttttgatttctctcttcacccaggtactatctttccgacgtctctctttactgattcctcgtgttactttactttttggtattgcgctttcattagaaacattgaggataatgttagatttaagtttgggggtgggaaaTAAAGTTTTTGTAgcttctagggtgaaatagagtgattgagatacaaagaaaaaaaaattgagaccagaccatcagatcaaccggaataaattcaataaagccgACCACtgatgcccttgtatatgccagttgtgttgacctagggttaggattatcacccgctggtccccttgtatatgccagctgtgttgatattagtcagaccggtatattagtccattaggataggttcatccaagtagtggccttcagatagatatgggaaacaccgttcaccttagtcaacatcaaaaccatctacgtttttctctgcatccatcttcttaatctttccatatgattgtttgactccggttatgatgtccagaaactatctgagtagagttctgtcacttatatatgaattttagtatgcttgagtgcaaaatcgtgtaaagcaattggaatttcgcatcagggtacttcctcctatagtcaatgattgtatgtcaactctttagtgccttccaaggttctgcgtagatagctagggtctggagtaaaggtttggtgggtacacctctggtaaaccctcacgagactatatctcggtcactaggtccacctagtgagttaggattttattttctagattagttttgctcgaggactaacaaataataagtttgggggtatttgatagacacattttttgtgtctgaattgtcctcagtgtctgtattgttagtgctcgatttttgtactaattttgatgttttgtgtgtttgtaggtgtttttggagaaatacacttgtgtggaaaaagtttctcgaaaagtgctatttggacccccggagaaaagtactaaaggcaccctcattctggataaggggcacctcagttgggctccttctatttgcacccccggtttggttagggagacatcatcttcatcattcaaaTTTCGAGTTTTTGGCAGGAAAATGGAGCAGTGAACTGGCAAAGTTTAAGTCAAGAATTTGATGTGATTTcatgagactcaatggctgagaaTTGTTGGGATGATGTGACTGGTCTTAACAGGCCTGTTAGGGCTTATTTTGTCGGATAGAATTGGCTAGATAATCGAGttgaagaaaacatggtagtaCGTGGTTAAgagaagatattcacgggatcgTACGTGTTTTTCTGTGcatggcgtgagatggagtttgtATAACTAGATCTGAGGCGTGTACATGACGATTTAGAGCGTGCTGGAAGAAGTTTAACGCGTGGTGaagataaaaatgaaaattatttctgtTTTTGGCAGCGAAGAATAAGAACAATTAATGGAGATTATATGGAGTTCTTATCAAATATTAGAGGCcctgtcgagtatatatacacCGCTGAGGAGTTGTGTGAGGTTTACGAAGAGTTTGGGAGTAGTTTAGAGCATCATAGAAGGAGAAAAATCAGTTGCATAGAACACCTTTCTGTTGAtgttgtgaagaacacgaagaacaaagtgCTGCTAAGGACAGTCGTTTAGCTACACTGTATGCGACAGTAACAAACAGTCTtatgctacagtaacaacgacagtttctaattatcgttctctgtaacagttcggtttgtaacaaacataattgttacaaacccagttttaatcattttcttccattttcatcatttgtgaaatcaacttttgagcgtgtttccaacatgatgatgagctaaacccatcctctggggcgacggaggaagatTTTTCtccaatgaaaagtggtattttctatattatttaatttttgcaattattatatgattatttggcttgataaataaattgataaaatggtttttgttaagaaattgttatttcaattgatggagcatgcttagcctaggttttgatgtcccatactttcgatctacaatcgttatttcta
Proteins encoded in this window:
- the LOC113326760 gene encoding beta-glucosidase 43-like; amino-acid sequence: MTFNEPRVIAALGYDNGIFAPARCSTPFGNCTQGDSSTEPYVVAHHLILPHAAAVQRYRQKYKAKQKGRIRILLDITWYEPLTDSKADHRAAKRATDFHLGWFLHPIVYGEYPKSMQRIVASRLPKFTKSEINMVKGSMDFLGVNEYSTHYVYDQHINKNQVRVYQLDWHAGFAYERNGVPIGPRANSFWLYEVPWGMYKVLTYVKEHYENPNVILSENGMDDPGNVTLPKALHDTRRMHFYKGYLIQLKKAIDHGANITGYFAWSLLDNFECKSAYTSRFGIVYVDYRNLKRYPKLSAYWFKTLLSRKKH